Proteins from a genomic interval of Bradyrhizobium sp. CCGB01:
- a CDS encoding LamB/YcsF family protein, producing MKTIDLNCDLGEGFGAWEMGNDSAMIDLASSVNVACGFHAGDPDIMRRTVELAKARGVSVGAHPGYRDLHGFGRHPIAGLKASEIENLVAYQIGALQAIATAAGHKVTHVKAHGALSNVACEDDMTAKAIAAGIKAVDPSLIFVVLANSKLVKAGEDANLPMVHEVFADRAYEDDGNLVSRKKPGAVLHDARAIADRVVRMVQDGAVVSVTGKVIKMRTDTVCIHGDTPGAVDIARGLRQALKDAGIEVAPFKRG from the coding sequence ATGAAAACGATCGATCTCAATTGCGACCTCGGCGAAGGTTTTGGCGCGTGGGAGATGGGCAACGATTCCGCGATGATCGACCTTGCGAGCTCGGTCAATGTGGCCTGCGGTTTCCACGCGGGTGACCCCGACATCATGCGCCGGACGGTTGAGCTCGCGAAGGCGCGCGGCGTCTCGGTCGGCGCCCATCCCGGCTACCGCGACCTGCACGGTTTTGGCCGGCATCCGATCGCGGGCCTGAAGGCCTCCGAGATCGAGAATCTCGTCGCCTACCAGATCGGCGCATTGCAGGCGATCGCGACCGCGGCCGGGCACAAGGTGACGCATGTGAAGGCGCATGGCGCGCTCTCCAACGTCGCCTGCGAGGACGACATGACGGCGAAGGCGATCGCCGCGGGCATCAAGGCCGTCGATCCCAGCCTGATCTTCGTCGTGCTTGCCAACTCAAAGCTGGTGAAGGCCGGCGAGGACGCCAATCTGCCGATGGTGCACGAGGTGTTCGCCGACCGTGCCTATGAGGACGACGGCAACCTGGTTTCGCGCAAGAAGCCCGGCGCAGTGCTGCACGATGCCAGGGCGATCGCCGATCGCGTGGTGCGCATGGTGCAGGACGGCGCGGTGGTCTCGGTGACGGGTAAGGTGATCAAGATGCGCACCGACACGGTCTGCATCCACGGCGACACGCCCGGCGCGGTCGACATCGCGCGCGGCCTACGTCAGGCGTTAAAGGATGCGGGGATCGAGGTCGCGCCGTTCAAGCGCGGGTAA
- a CDS encoding ANTAR domain-containing response regulator, which yields MSAEQSPKIVIVDESPIRAAILEEGLREAGFTQIVHIREMQSLLARIYAVDPDIILIDLENPSRDVLEAMFQVSRAVKRPIAMFVDQSDSSSIQASVEAGVSAYIVDGLKKERIKPILDLCVSRFNAFAKLQEELERTKSQLEDRKIIEKAKGILMKVKGLNEDEAYVLLRSTAMREKKKIGEIAQSIITASEMLK from the coding sequence ATGAGCGCCGAACAGTCGCCTAAAATCGTGATTGTCGACGAAAGCCCGATCCGGGCTGCGATCCTCGAGGAGGGGTTGCGGGAGGCCGGATTCACGCAGATCGTCCATATCCGCGAGATGCAGAGCCTGCTCGCCCGTATTTATGCGGTGGACCCCGACATCATCCTGATTGATCTGGAGAACCCCAGCCGCGACGTGCTGGAGGCGATGTTCCAGGTCAGCCGGGCCGTGAAGCGGCCGATCGCCATGTTCGTGGACCAGAGCGATTCATCCTCGATCCAGGCCTCTGTGGAGGCGGGGGTATCCGCCTACATCGTCGACGGGTTGAAGAAGGAGCGCATCAAGCCGATCCTCGACCTCTGCGTGTCCCGCTTCAATGCCTTCGCAAAACTCCAGGAAGAGCTGGAGCGCACTAAGTCGCAGCTCGAGGATCGCAAGATCATCGAGAAGGCCAAGGGAATCCTGATGAAGGTGAAGGGCCTCAACGAGGACGAGGCCTACGTGCTGCTGCGCTCCACCGCCATGCGCGAGAAGAAGAAAATCGGCGAGATCGCCCAGTCGATCATCACCGCGTCGGAGATGCTGAAATGA
- a CDS encoding biotin-dependent carboxyltransferase family protein encodes MSRLVVASIGPASSVQDGGRHGAQRYGLTVSGAMDRLSLAAANTLVGNEPFAAAVEIGPFGATFTAKDGAVRVAIAGAPRNADVAGKPVAMDNSVTLKDGETLTLGFARGGAFTYLAIEGAIRGEPVFGSLAVNARAGLGSPYPRPLQAGDEFTVDAASGAPELRIELPKPVSGPIRVLLGPQDDEFDDANKALFLDSEWKISATSDRMGYRLEGPAIKHLHGHNIVSDGTVNGSIQVPGNGSPIALMMDRGTSGGYPKIATVITADVGRLAQTSAGTAFRFLEVTMAEAQDEARKFAQLIRNLPDRLRSSDTVELNIEALSDANVAGYAVSAVDAGTWQVVAEP; translated from the coding sequence ATGAGCCGGCTCGTCGTCGCCAGCATCGGTCCCGCAAGCTCCGTCCAGGACGGCGGACGCCACGGCGCGCAACGCTATGGCCTGACGGTCAGCGGTGCGATGGACCGTCTGTCGCTCGCGGCGGCGAATACGCTGGTCGGCAACGAGCCCTTCGCAGCCGCCGTCGAGATCGGCCCGTTCGGCGCTACGTTCACTGCCAAGGACGGCGCCGTGCGCGTCGCTATCGCCGGGGCGCCGCGCAATGCCGACGTCGCCGGAAAGCCGGTGGCGATGGACAATTCGGTGACGCTGAAAGACGGCGAGACGCTGACGCTGGGCTTTGCCCGCGGCGGTGCCTTCACCTACCTCGCGATCGAAGGGGCCATTCGCGGCGAGCCGGTATTCGGCAGCCTCGCGGTCAATGCCCGCGCCGGTCTCGGCAGCCCCTACCCGCGCCCGCTCCAGGCGGGCGACGAGTTTACGGTCGATGCGGCAAGCGGAGCGCCTGAATTGCGCATCGAGTTGCCGAAGCCTGTGAGCGGTCCGATCCGCGTCCTGCTGGGGCCGCAGGACGACGAGTTCGACGATGCCAACAAGGCGCTGTTCCTCGACAGCGAGTGGAAGATCTCGGCGACCTCCGACCGCATGGGCTACCGGCTCGAGGGCCCCGCGATCAAGCATCTGCACGGCCACAACATCGTCTCCGACGGCACCGTCAACGGCAGCATCCAGGTCCCCGGCAACGGCTCGCCGATCGCGTTGATGATGGACCGCGGCACCTCCGGCGGCTATCCGAAGATCGCAACCGTGATCACGGCCGATGTCGGCCGCCTCGCGCAGACCTCGGCGGGAACCGCGTTCCGGTTCCTCGAGGTCACCATGGCCGAGGCGCAGGACGAGGCGCGCAAATTCGCGCAACTTATTCGCAACCTGCCCGATCGCCTGCGCTCGTCCGACACCGTCGAGCTCAACATCGAGGCGCTCAGCGATGCTAATGTTGCGGGCTATGCGGTCAGCGCCGTCGATGCCGGAACCTGGCAGGTCGTGGCGGAGCCGTAA
- a CDS encoding sulfite reductase subunit alpha encodes MNQITPPPKLDIIPASAPFSDAQRSWLNGFFAGLLSPDVAAPLSAEQGAAVMQAGDGDDGEAPWHDQTMPIADRMKLAEGRPVRRKMMAAMAQQDCGQCGYNCHDYSEAIAGRSEARLNLCVPGGKETARMLKSLYEELDKAPAANPADKQDAVAAPAVTVTIAEPGRSRDNPVAATFLSRRLLNKGKSEKETYHVEFDLSESKLDYIVGDSFGVFARNEVGLVDQIIALLGASHTTKVNGKTLREVLIDDVSLSPAPDTLFELLSFITGGAQREKARALAQGEDPDGDAATLDVMAALQKFSGTRPHPEAFVEALEPLQPRLYSISSSHNATPGKLSLTVDSVRYVIGKRKRLGVASTFLGERIAEGEKLKVYVQKAHGFGLPQDPKTPVIMIGPGTGIAPFRAFLLDRKATGAPGKNWLFFGHQRSDCDFFYQEELNAMKTSGQLTRLSLAWSRDGEKKFYVQDRMREVGRELWTWLADGAHLYICGDAKRMAKDVERALVDIVAQFGARSTDEAVSFVAELKKTGRFQADVY; translated from the coding sequence ATGAACCAGATCACGCCTCCGCCGAAACTCGACATCATTCCCGCCAGCGCGCCGTTCTCGGACGCGCAGCGCTCCTGGCTGAACGGCTTCTTTGCCGGATTGCTGTCGCCCGATGTGGCAGCGCCGCTGTCGGCGGAGCAGGGCGCCGCTGTCATGCAGGCCGGCGACGGCGACGACGGTGAGGCGCCGTGGCACGACCAGACCATGCCGATTGCGGACCGGATGAAGCTTGCCGAAGGCCGTCCCGTGCGCCGCAAGATGATGGCGGCGATGGCGCAGCAGGATTGCGGTCAGTGCGGCTACAATTGCCACGACTATTCGGAGGCGATCGCGGGCCGCAGCGAAGCACGGCTCAACCTCTGCGTCCCCGGCGGCAAGGAAACCGCGCGGATGCTGAAGTCGCTGTACGAGGAACTGGACAAGGCACCGGCGGCCAATCCGGCTGACAAGCAGGACGCGGTGGCAGCCCCTGCTGTGACGGTGACGATCGCCGAGCCCGGCCGCTCGCGCGACAATCCGGTCGCGGCGACGTTCCTGTCGCGGCGCCTGCTCAACAAGGGAAAGTCGGAGAAGGAGACCTATCACGTCGAGTTCGATCTCTCCGAGAGCAAGCTCGACTATATCGTCGGCGACAGTTTTGGCGTGTTCGCGCGCAACGAGGTCGGCCTCGTCGACCAGATCATCGCGCTGCTCGGCGCCTCCCACACCACGAAGGTCAATGGCAAGACCCTGCGCGAGGTGCTGATCGACGACGTCTCGCTGTCGCCGGCGCCCGACACGCTGTTCGAGCTGCTCTCCTTCATCACCGGCGGCGCGCAGCGCGAGAAGGCGCGGGCGCTGGCGCAGGGCGAGGATCCCGATGGCGATGCGGCGACGCTCGACGTGATGGCGGCGCTGCAGAAGTTTTCGGGCACGCGGCCGCATCCCGAAGCCTTCGTCGAGGCGCTGGAGCCGCTTCAGCCGCGGCTTTATTCGATCTCGTCCTCGCACAATGCGACGCCGGGTAAGCTGTCGCTGACGGTCGATTCCGTGCGCTACGTGATCGGCAAGCGCAAGCGCCTCGGCGTGGCCTCGACCTTCCTCGGCGAGCGCATCGCTGAAGGCGAGAAGCTCAAGGTCTATGTGCAGAAGGCGCACGGCTTCGGTCTGCCGCAGGATCCGAAGACGCCCGTGATCATGATCGGCCCCGGTACCGGCATCGCGCCGTTCCGCGCCTTCCTGCTCGACCGCAAGGCGACCGGCGCCCCCGGCAAGAACTGGCTGTTCTTCGGCCATCAGCGCAGCGATTGCGATTTCTTCTACCAGGAAGAGCTCAATGCGATGAAGACCTCGGGTCAACTGACGCGGCTGTCGCTGGCCTGGTCGCGCGACGGCGAGAAGAAGTTCTACGTGCAGGACCGCATGCGCGAGGTCGGCCGCGAATTGTGGACCTGGCTCGCCGACGGTGCGCATCTCTACATCTGCGGCGATGCCAAGCGCATGGCCAAGGACGTCGAGCGCGCGCTGGTCGACATCGTCGCCCAGTTCGGGGCGCGTTCGACGGATGAGGCCGTCAGTTTTGTCGCCGAGCTCAAGAAGACCGGCCGCTTCCAGGCTGACGTGTACTAG
- a CDS encoding CmpA/NrtA family ABC transporter substrate-binding protein — protein MTAPLRIGFIPLVDAAALIIAVDKGFAAAEGLEVELVREVSWSNVRDKLNIGLFDAAHLLAPVAIASSLGLGHVKVPIAAPFNLGINGNAITVSPALHAALMEEIDGDRFDPLATAKALAKVVARRRKAGADPLTFGMTFPFSTHNYQLRFWMAAAGVDPDEDVRLVVLPPPYMVDSLANGHVDAFCVGAPWNSVAVDLGIGHILHFVSDILLRAAEKVLAVRQVWAEKHPEVVAALVRAAVKGAEFIEEPANLTEAARILAQPERIGVDAEVIQRTLTGRLKISPDGTLRESGRYLLVGREGAGRPEPVQAAWLYAQMVRWGQTALTPDGVKTAMAVFRPDLYDAALGHQPPEEAPAAFGAFAGPAFDPDNIRGHLEAFEVGRWRA, from the coding sequence ATGACCGCACCCCTTCGCATCGGGTTCATTCCGCTGGTCGATGCCGCCGCCCTGATCATCGCCGTCGACAAGGGTTTTGCCGCCGCCGAGGGGCTCGAGGTCGAGCTGGTGCGCGAAGTCTCCTGGTCCAACGTGCGCGACAAGCTCAATATCGGCCTGTTCGATGCCGCGCATCTGCTCGCGCCTGTCGCGATCGCATCCTCGCTCGGGCTCGGCCACGTCAAGGTACCGATCGCAGCGCCTTTCAATCTCGGTATCAACGGCAACGCGATCACGGTCTCGCCGGCGCTTCATGCCGCGCTGATGGAAGAGATCGACGGCGACCGCTTCGATCCGCTCGCCACCGCCAAGGCGCTGGCGAAGGTCGTAGCTAGGCGGCGCAAGGCTGGCGCCGATCCATTGACCTTCGGCATGACGTTCCCGTTCTCGACCCACAATTACCAGCTGCGGTTCTGGATGGCGGCGGCCGGTGTCGATCCGGATGAGGACGTGCGCCTCGTGGTGCTGCCGCCGCCTTACATGGTCGACAGCCTCGCCAATGGTCACGTCGATGCGTTCTGCGTCGGCGCACCCTGGAATTCGGTCGCGGTCGATCTCGGCATCGGCCACATCCTGCATTTCGTCTCCGACATCCTGCTGCGCGCGGCGGAGAAGGTGCTGGCGGTTCGCCAGGTCTGGGCCGAGAAGCACCCGGAGGTGGTCGCAGCACTGGTGCGTGCGGCGGTCAAGGGCGCCGAGTTCATCGAGGAGCCCGCGAACCTGACCGAGGCCGCGCGGATCCTGGCACAGCCGGAACGGATCGGTGTCGATGCCGAGGTCATTCAGCGAACCCTCACGGGTCGCTTGAAGATCTCGCCCGACGGCACTCTGCGCGAGAGCGGCCGCTATCTCCTGGTCGGACGGGAAGGGGCAGGGCGCCCCGAGCCGGTGCAGGCCGCGTGGCTCTACGCGCAGATGGTGCGTTGGGGGCAGACCGCGCTGACCCCGGATGGCGTCAAGACGGCGATGGCCGTGTTCAGGCCCGACCTTTACGACGCAGCCCTCGGTCACCAACCTCCCGAGGAAGCGCCCGCGGCGTTCGGGGCGTTTGCGGGCCCGGCCTTCGATCCCGACAACATTCGGGGGCATCTGGAGGCCTTCGAGGTCGGACGCTGGAGGGCCTGA
- a CDS encoding cupin domain-containing protein yields MEITVAGTRPTRRAPKENFTGTVLQDPINMAPAPARLNVSRVSFEPGARTNWHHHPLGQTLYVISGVGRVQTKGGPVQEIRPGDTVWIPPGELHWHGASPNNSMCHIAMQEALDGKFSTWLEPVTDEEYGAPLG; encoded by the coding sequence ATGGAGATCACTGTTGCAGGCACCCGGCCCACCCGCCGCGCGCCCAAGGAAAACTTCACCGGCACCGTGTTGCAGGACCCCATCAACATGGCGCCCGCGCCGGCGCGGTTGAACGTCTCGCGCGTCTCGTTCGAGCCCGGCGCCCGCACCAACTGGCACCACCATCCGCTCGGGCAGACGCTCTACGTGATTTCGGGGGTCGGCCGCGTCCAGACCAAGGGGGGCCCGGTCCAGGAAATCCGCCCCGGCGACACCGTCTGGATTCCGCCGGGGGAATTGCACTGGCATGGCGCTTCACCGAACAACAGCATGTGCCATATCGCCATGCAGGAAGCGCTCGACGGAAAGTTCTCGACTTGGCTGGAGCCAGTCACGGACGAGGAATACGGGGCGCCGCTCGGCTAG
- a CDS encoding NirA family protein — protein sequence MKIDTLAVDFTDEQKRYLEGFTTGLQISRVGRGLGGSSGKANAEPTGPDAVHIKAQDKVIASGKKLADQEKFKRDEHPFDAYPRLRQQALDNAPPSPADNFRWRYYGIFYVAPTQDSYMSRLRIPNGIMKHWQLSGLADLADELCGPYSHVTTRANLQLREIPPKNAVKLLEGIQDLGLCSRGSGADNIRNVTGTPTAGIDPQELIDTRPYAREWHYHILNDRSLYGLPRKFNVAFDGAGRIAVLEETNDIAFTAFEVKDGFGVEPGVWFRLGLGGITGHKDFAKYSGIIVKPEEATAVADAIVRVFIDHGDRTNRNKARLKYVLDSMGHDGFLKLVEERLKTPFTRVPEEAFLPRPAADRMAHIGAHKQKQDGLNWIGVSLTLGKITCDQMRGLAKVAQDLGDGEIRLTVWQNLLISGVRDENVELASAAIKQIGLAVEASHIRAGLIACTGNAGCRFAASNTKRNAAEIGDWCEPRVAMDKPVNIHVTGCHHSCAQHYISDIGLIGARVPVNEDDTVEGYHLFTGGGFGPDADVGQEVYHDLKAEDAPKTVEGLLKAYIAHRSSPDETFLSFARRHDGETLRKLADAQVSA from the coding sequence ATGAAAATCGATACGCTCGCAGTCGACTTTACCGACGAGCAGAAACGCTATCTCGAAGGCTTCACGACCGGTTTGCAGATCAGCCGGGTCGGTCGCGGTCTCGGCGGCAGCAGCGGCAAGGCCAATGCCGAGCCGACCGGTCCCGACGCCGTGCACATCAAGGCGCAGGACAAGGTCATCGCGTCCGGCAAGAAGCTCGCCGACCAGGAGAAGTTCAAGCGCGACGAGCATCCGTTCGACGCCTATCCGCGTCTGCGCCAGCAGGCGCTCGACAACGCGCCGCCGAGCCCGGCAGACAATTTCCGCTGGCGCTATTACGGCATCTTCTATGTCGCGCCGACGCAGGACTCCTACATGAGCCGTCTGCGTATTCCGAACGGCATCATGAAGCACTGGCAGCTATCCGGCCTTGCCGATCTCGCTGATGAGCTGTGCGGGCCCTACAGCCACGTCACGACGCGCGCCAATCTCCAGCTGCGCGAGATCCCGCCGAAGAACGCCGTGAAGCTGCTCGAGGGCATTCAGGACCTCGGCCTGTGCTCGCGCGGCTCCGGTGCCGACAACATCCGCAACGTCACGGGAACGCCGACGGCGGGCATCGATCCGCAGGAGCTGATCGACACCCGGCCCTATGCGCGGGAGTGGCACTACCACATCCTCAACGACCGCTCGCTCTACGGCCTGCCGCGCAAATTCAACGTCGCCTTCGACGGTGCCGGCAGGATCGCGGTGCTCGAGGAGACCAACGACATCGCGTTCACCGCATTCGAGGTGAAGGACGGTTTCGGCGTCGAGCCGGGGGTCTGGTTTCGCCTCGGCCTTGGCGGCATCACCGGCCACAAGGATTTCGCAAAATACTCCGGCATCATCGTCAAGCCGGAGGAGGCCACCGCCGTTGCCGACGCGATCGTGCGCGTCTTCATCGACCATGGCGACCGCACCAACCGCAACAAGGCGCGGCTCAAATACGTGCTCGACAGCATGGGCCATGACGGCTTCCTCAAGCTGGTGGAGGAGCGGCTGAAGACGCCGTTCACGCGCGTGCCGGAGGAGGCGTTTCTCCCGCGGCCGGCCGCGGACCGCATGGCGCATATCGGCGCGCACAAGCAGAAGCAGGACGGCCTCAACTGGATCGGCGTCTCGCTGACACTCGGCAAGATCACCTGCGACCAGATGCGGGGGCTCGCCAAGGTGGCGCAGGACCTCGGCGACGGCGAGATCCGCCTGACCGTCTGGCAGAACCTGCTGATATCGGGCGTGCGCGACGAGAATGTCGAGCTCGCCTCTGCTGCGATCAAGCAGATCGGGCTCGCCGTCGAGGCCTCGCATATCCGCGCGGGTCTGATTGCTTGCACCGGCAATGCCGGCTGCCGTTTCGCGGCTTCCAATACCAAGCGCAACGCCGCCGAGATCGGCGACTGGTGCGAGCCGCGCGTCGCGATGGACAAGCCGGTCAACATCCACGTCACCGGCTGTCACCATTCCTGCGCGCAGCACTATATCAGCGACATCGGCCTGATCGGTGCGCGTGTTCCGGTGAATGAAGACGACACGGTGGAGGGCTATCACCTCTTCACCGGCGGCGGGTTCGGTCCCGACGCCGATGTCGGGCAGGAGGTCTATCACGACCTCAAGGCCGAGGACGCGCCGAAGACGGTCGAGGGACTGCTCAAGGCCTACATCGCCCATCGCTCGTCTCCCGACGAAACCTTCCTGTCCTTCGCGCGCCGCCATGACGGCGAGACGCTGCGCAAGCTTGCCGATGCACAGGTGTCCGCATGA
- a CDS encoding ribonuclease activity regulator RraA, which yields MSLSPEARKTLAGITTATITTVLLKKGLRNVWMRGARPLRPGLPRLVGPAFTLRFVPAREDLATPESWSSPISTRTAIEAMPDGCIAVVDAMGITDAGIFGDILCARMMKRGVTALVTDGVVRDVEGVLGTNLPVWCDGYAAPPSVAGLTFVGWGEPIGCGGVAVFPNDIVVADQDGCVLIPQAMLDHVLNEGVEQERMEAWIVNEVNNGAVLPGLYPMNAETKARYAASKK from the coding sequence ATGTCGCTGTCCCCCGAAGCCCGCAAGACCCTCGCCGGCATCACCACTGCCACCATCACCACGGTCCTGCTGAAAAAGGGCCTGCGCAATGTGTGGATGCGCGGCGCGCGTCCGCTGCGCCCGGGCCTGCCGCGCCTGGTGGGGCCGGCCTTCACGCTGCGCTTCGTGCCGGCGCGCGAGGATCTCGCGACACCGGAATCCTGGTCGTCGCCGATCTCGACCCGCACCGCGATCGAGGCGATGCCGGACGGCTGCATTGCAGTGGTCGACGCCATGGGCATCACCGATGCGGGCATTTTCGGCGACATCCTCTGCGCGCGCATGATGAAGCGCGGCGTCACCGCGCTCGTCACCGATGGCGTCGTGCGTGACGTCGAGGGCGTGCTCGGCACCAATCTGCCGGTCTGGTGCGACGGCTATGCCGCGCCGCCGTCGGTTGCGGGCCTCACCTTCGTCGGCTGGGGCGAGCCGATCGGCTGCGGCGGCGTTGCGGTGTTCCCGAACGACATCGTCGTGGCCGACCAGGACGGCTGCGTGCTGATCCCGCAGGCGATGCTCGATCACGTGCTCAATGAGGGCGTCGAGCAGGAGCGGATGGAAGCCTGGATCGTCAACGAGGTGAACAACGGCGCCGTGCTGCCGGGCCTCTATCCCATGAATGCCGAGACCAAGGCACGTTACGCCGCCAGCAAGAAGTAA
- the pxpB gene encoding 5-oxoprolinase subunit PxpB, with protein sequence MAATLPPPRLLPSGDSAVTVEFSRTIDDAANERVLALDKALAASPIDGITESVPTYRSLLVHYDPGKIGFDALGERLLALASQPLPPATRARRWRIPVAYGGEHGIDLEEVAKALNTTPDDIVARHAGGDYRVAMIGFTPGWSYLSGLDKSLHMSRRQSPRLFTPAGTISIGGIQAGIQCLAAPSGWHLLGRTPVRTYQLHRNPTFLTEPGDRVTFFAIDHKTFEELDRAAEAGEIIAEQVIA encoded by the coding sequence ATGGCCGCGACGCTCCCCCCGCCCCGCCTTCTGCCCAGTGGCGACAGCGCCGTCACGGTCGAGTTCAGCCGCACCATCGACGATGCCGCCAACGAGCGCGTGCTCGCGCTCGACAAGGCGCTCGCAGCAAGCCCCATCGACGGCATCACCGAGTCCGTTCCGACCTATCGCTCGCTGCTGGTGCATTATGACCCCGGCAAGATCGGCTTCGACGCGCTCGGCGAAAGGCTGCTCGCGCTCGCCAGCCAGCCGCTACCGCCGGCCACCAGGGCGCGGCGCTGGCGCATTCCCGTCGCCTATGGCGGCGAGCACGGCATCGATCTGGAGGAGGTCGCCAAGGCGCTGAACACCACGCCCGACGACATCGTCGCCCGTCACGCCGGTGGCGACTATCGTGTCGCCATGATCGGTTTCACGCCGGGTTGGTCCTATCTCAGCGGCCTCGACAAATCCCTGCACATGTCGCGGCGCCAGAGCCCGCGGCTGTTCACGCCCGCCGGCACGATCTCGATCGGCGGCATCCAGGCCGGAATCCAATGCCTGGCTGCCCCGAGCGGCTGGCACCTGCTCGGCCGCACGCCTGTCAGAACCTATCAGCTCCACCGGAATCCGACCTTTCTCACCGAACCCGGTGATCGCGTGACGTTTTTCGCCATCGATCACAAGACATTCGAGGAACTGGACCGCGCCGCCGAAGCCGGCGAGATCATTGCCGAGCAGGTGATCGCATGA